Sequence from the Dehalococcoidia bacterium genome:
GAAGGGTATAACCGTATTCGCCGCCGGCGTCGGCTCGCCCCAGGGTTCGACGCTGGTCGAGCGTGTCGCGGGCGGGACACAGACGCGCCTCAAGGTCGACGCCTCCGGCCAACCGGTGATTACGCGGCTGAATGAGAACGTACTCAGGTCTGTGGCCGCGGCCGGTGGCGGCCGTTACCTGCGGCTGGACTCGACGCCGCTCCTCAGCCTTCGCGGCGACCTCCAGAACCTGGAGCAGACCCCGCTAGCGGAACAGACACAGAAGGTCCCGGTTGAGCGCTTTCAGATTTTCGTAATTGCCGCTCTCGCCGTACTGGTCCTGGCCTGGTTCGTGCCGGACCCGTTGCCACGGCCCTCCTTCCGGCGCGCGCTCTCCCTGAGGCCCCGGCCCGCCCTGGCACTGGTGGCCGTGGCCGCGCTCCTCGGCGCGTGTTCAGGCGACGGCGACTCGCTACGTTCGGAGGTACAGCGAGCAAACAGACTGTACGAAGAGGGCCGATTCGAGGAGGCGCTCGACATCTATCAACGCCTGCAGGCGCAACGCCCGGACTTGCCCGAGCTCGCCTATAACGCGGGTAATGCCCTCCACCGTCTCGAGCGCTTCGACCGGGCGGTGGCAGAGACGCGCCGTGCTCTGCCCCCGAGCACCATCGCCCTCGGCGCTGCGACCTACTACGCTCTCGGGAACCACTATCTGGCGCAACGAGACCTCATGAACGCCTTCGAGGCGTACAAAAGCGCCCTGTTGCTCAACCCTGGCGATAGTGATGCCAAGTGGAACATCGAACTGGTCCTCTTGCTCATGAACCGGCGCGACCAGCCTCAGGCGCAACAGCAGCCAGGCCCCGGCGACGCGCAACAGCAGCCGCCGGACAGCGAACAATCGGCCGACACGGAAGGTCCGAGCCAGCCACGGGAGGGCCAGCCTCAGGGGCAGCCTTCGCCGCAGCAAGGGCAGGATCAGCCGAGCCAGGCTCAGGTCCTGCAGCAGCTGCGGGAGGCGCTGGCGGGCATCGATGAGGACCTCACGTTCGAGGAGGCTATACGCATCCTGGAACTGCTGCGCCAGCGCCGCCAGGCCCAGCCTCAGCTGCCCTCGACTTCCCCGGGCGGGCTCGACTACTGATGGCCGACTGGGCGTTTCTGGAGACGGCGCCCGACCAGCTTACGGCGGAGATGTGGCTTGAGCAGCTCAGGCAGGCCGGCATCGCGGCCATGATCCGGCCATCAGATGCCGTCTCCTTCCTGGGCATAGCCGGCTTCGGCTGCCGCGTGCTCGTGCCCGCGCGAGACCTGGAGCACGCGCGCGAGGTGCTCGGGATCGAGGAGGAGGAGGCAGCGCGCTGAACGAGCAGGAGCGGGCGGTAACGATCGCGGACTACGACCCCAACTGGCCGCTCCTCTACGCCGAAGAGGAGCGCTGGCTCCGCCGGGAGTGGTCAGGCGCTCTGGGTGATGTGCACCATGTCGGGTCCACTGCCGTGCCCGGACTTGCGGCCAAGCCCATCATCGACATCCTGGTCCTCTTGGACCGCCTCCCCCTTTCCCGGGAGGAGATCGAGGCAGCGGTCAGCCGCGGCTACGAGTATCGAGGAGAGCAGGGCATCGGCGGCCGCGAGTACTTCAGCCGCAGGGATGCGCCCGCGGCTCACATCCATGCCTTCCACCGCGACCACCCGGAAGGCCGCCTGATGCTAGCCTTCAGGGACTACCTCGGGGCGCACGCCGAAGCCGCGCGCGAGTACGAAGCTCTGAAGCGCCGCCTGGCTGTGGAGTACGCCGGCAATCGCCCCGGCTACACGGATGCCAAGGAGCCGTTCGTGCGGCAGATGCTGCGGCTCGACGCGGAGGCCAAGCGGCGCTGATGACGGGCCAGACCGCGAGCCAGCGCTAACCCCAGCGCATCAGGCGGTTGAGCAGGTTCTTCCGGACCGCCTTCCACACCGAGTCCAGGCGTTCTTTCTCCTGCTCGCTAAGGGACTTCGCGCCGTACCGTGCCCGGACGTAGGCATCGCCCAGGAAGCCGATGTCGTCCACCTCCGGCAGGTGATGACGGAGGCGGGCGGTGTACTCACGGGGCGTTTCCTGCGGGTAAGCGGGGATGCGCGCCCACGACGCTAGGCGCAATGTCTTCTCCCACGTCTGGCTGGCAAAGTCCAGGCCTCCGAGGCCGCGCCGCCAGGCGAACTGGAAGCCGAGCAAGCCGGCGACGGTCAGCGCCAGGACGCCGAGGGCGAGGGCCATCAGGATGTTCCCGATAAGCGTCGACCCCTCGTCAGTGGCGAGCTGCTCGACCGCCGGCGTCGCAGGCTCGATGGGGATGCCCGGGTCCTCGGGCACGAGTTCGTCTACGGGCAGTTCGTCCAGCTCGCCCGGCAGCAGGTCGGAGTCGTCGGTCCCGGGCCGGACGATGCGCGGTTCGCTCGGCGTCGGGTTGAACTCCACCCAGCCGAGGCCGGGGAAGTACACCTCCGGCCAGGCGAAGGCGTTGGCCTCGGAGAGTATGTAGGTGCTCGTGTCCGGCAGGCGGTCCGCGGGCCGCACCACATAGCCGACGGCAATCCGGGCCGGGATGCCGAGACTGCGCAGCATCACC
This genomic interval carries:
- a CDS encoding VWA domain-containing protein, whose amino-acid sequence is MSLADGNWLFALLAVEAIAIGFVWLGLWRRRASAVFAGERAASPGSAAYWVKATLVVIAATLVVIAMARPQWGSREFSRQHEGVDVVIALDISQSMTATDSQPSRLGLAQTQLRSLLEGIRGNRVGLVLFAGSSIVRSPLSTDTTAIATIIAGAEQESRLTRAGSDLGAALDQAARVLEASESPGKAVILVSDGEDHVGNAVQKAAELGAKGITVFAAGVGSPQGSTLVERVAGGTQTRLKVDASGQPVITRLNENVLRSVAAAGGGRYLRLDSTPLLSLRGDLQNLEQTPLAEQTQKVPVERFQIFVIAALAVLVLAWFVPDPLPRPSFRRALSLRPRPALALVAVAALLGACSGDGDSLRSEVQRANRLYEEGRFEEALDIYQRLQAQRPDLPELAYNAGNALHRLERFDRAVAETRRALPPSTIALGAATYYALGNHYLAQRDLMNAFEAYKSALLLNPGDSDAKWNIELVLLLMNRRDQPQAQQQPGPGDAQQQPPDSEQSADTEGPSQPREGQPQGQPSPQQGQDQPSQAQVLQQLREALAGIDEDLTFEEAIRILELLRQRRQAQPQLPSTSPGGLDY
- a CDS encoding GrpB family protein, giving the protein MADYDPNWPLLYAEEERWLRREWSGALGDVHHVGSTAVPGLAAKPIIDILVLLDRLPLSREEIEAAVSRGYEYRGEQGIGGREYFSRRDAPAAHIHAFHRDHPEGRLMLAFRDYLGAHAEAAREYEALKRRLAVEYAGNRPGYTDAKEPFVRQMLRLDAEAKRR
- a CDS encoding DUF2007 domain-containing protein; its protein translation is MADWAFLETAPDQLTAEMWLEQLRQAGIAAMIRPSDAVSFLGIAGFGCRVLVPARDLEHAREVLGIEEEEAAR